The Phoenix dactylifera cultivar Barhee BC4 chromosome 9, palm_55x_up_171113_PBpolish2nd_filt_p, whole genome shotgun sequence genome window below encodes:
- the LOC120103698 gene encoding uncharacterized protein LOC120103698 isoform X3, with amino-acid sequence MAAEAGGIALLSMYNDEEEDDDKQEPEAHAGAGGRADADGGLKNNDYKTLKSPVARSPTPPPFRLFQPSSPFPLTSPSPPPPVAPPTSFSDPVDVQRMRRGSLVIVDYAHDENALSPEPEEGEILSSGRVVMGAELQVSNGEPLLYLFHS; translated from the exons ATGGCGGCGGAGGCCGGAGGCATCGCTCTTCTCTCCATGTACAACgatgaggaggaggacgacGACAAACAGGAGCCCGAGGCCCACGCCGGAGCCGGGGGCCGCGCCGACGCCGACGGCGGATTGAAGAACAACG ATTACAAAACCCTAAAGAGCCCTGTCGCCCGGAGCCCTACGCCGCCGCCGTTCCGTCTGTTTCAGCCGTCTTCGCCCTTTCCCTTGACTTCTCCTTCTCCACCTCCGCCGGTGGCGCCACCGACTTCTTTTTCCGATCCTGTGGATGTGCAGAGGATGAGGAGAGGGTCGCTGGTCATAGTGGATTACGCCCACGATGAGAACGCCTTGTCTCCCGAACCTGAG GAGGGAGAGATACTGAGCAGTGGCCGTGTTGTGATGGGTGCAGAGCTTCAGGTTTCCAATGGTGAACCCTTGCTTTATCTTTTCCACTCTTAA
- the LOC120103698 gene encoding uncharacterized protein LOC120103698 isoform X1, whose protein sequence is MAAEAGGIALLSMYNDEEEDDDKQEPEAHAGAGGRADADGGLKNNGISPSSYPAIESCFPSLGARSPLFPDEGADYKTLKSPVARSPTPPPFRLFQPSSPFPLTSPSPPPPVAPPTSFSDPVDVQRMRRGSLVIVDYAHDENALSPEPEEGEILSSGRVVMGAELQVSNGEPLLYLFHS, encoded by the exons ATGGCGGCGGAGGCCGGAGGCATCGCTCTTCTCTCCATGTACAACgatgaggaggaggacgacGACAAACAGGAGCCCGAGGCCCACGCCGGAGCCGGGGGCCGCGCCGACGCCGACGGCGGATTGAAGAACAACGGTATCTCCCCGTCCTCGTATCCTGCCATAGAGAGCTGTTTTCCCTCCCTAGGTGctcgatctcctctctttcccgaCGAAGGCGCAGATTACAAAACCCTAAAGAGCCCTGTCGCCCGGAGCCCTACGCCGCCGCCGTTCCGTCTGTTTCAGCCGTCTTCGCCCTTTCCCTTGACTTCTCCTTCTCCACCTCCGCCGGTGGCGCCACCGACTTCTTTTTCCGATCCTGTGGATGTGCAGAGGATGAGGAGAGGGTCGCTGGTCATAGTGGATTACGCCCACGATGAGAACGCCTTGTCTCCCGAACCTGAG GAGGGAGAGATACTGAGCAGTGGCCGTGTTGTGATGGGTGCAGAGCTTCAGGTTTCCAATGGTGAACCCTTGCTTTATCTTTTCCACTCTTAA
- the LOC120103698 gene encoding uncharacterized protein LOC120103698 isoform X2, with translation MAAEAGGIALLSMYNDEEEDDDKQEPEAHAGAGGRADADGGLKNNGISPSSYPAIESCFPSLGARSPLFPDEGADYKTLKSPVARSPTPPPFRLFQPSSPFPLTSPSPPPPVAPPTSFSDPVDVQRMRRGSLVIVDYAHDENALSPEPEEGEILSSGRVVMGAELQVSNGLP, from the exons ATGGCGGCGGAGGCCGGAGGCATCGCTCTTCTCTCCATGTACAACgatgaggaggaggacgacGACAAACAGGAGCCCGAGGCCCACGCCGGAGCCGGGGGCCGCGCCGACGCCGACGGCGGATTGAAGAACAACGGTATCTCCCCGTCCTCGTATCCTGCCATAGAGAGCTGTTTTCCCTCCCTAGGTGctcgatctcctctctttcccgaCGAAGGCGCAGATTACAAAACCCTAAAGAGCCCTGTCGCCCGGAGCCCTACGCCGCCGCCGTTCCGTCTGTTTCAGCCGTCTTCGCCCTTTCCCTTGACTTCTCCTTCTCCACCTCCGCCGGTGGCGCCACCGACTTCTTTTTCCGATCCTGTGGATGTGCAGAGGATGAGGAGAGGGTCGCTGGTCATAGTGGATTACGCCCACGATGAGAACGCCTTGTCTCCCGAACCTGAG GAGGGAGAGATACTGAGCAGTGGCCGTGTTGTGATGGGTGCAGAGCTTCAGGTTTCCAATG GTTTACCCTGA